A genomic window from Purpureocillium takamizusanense chromosome 2, complete sequence includes:
- a CDS encoding uncharacterized protein (COG:S~antiSMASH:Cluster_2.1~EggNog:ENOG503P22Q) → MAGQATSPEPGGFFHHTGLPSPAPSSASSRATGNLPHPRGRALAPGSNKEDMVRRYVEDRLLNASRRYVKKFGSNDGNDTVVGFTSASEVCKELDGLVNILWRSGTPSLQIPFLLKLASDFTQYVRSFPPAPRATFALLGKLDHCFASLLGGQDIDSGEPLPGFENGLRAGMTVTDMVRCRSLVEQTRMLMVELMSQGAEEEEEEEEDDDDESDSENATEDDKLGDRQAVAWDIDEERLHMDAARVYEQTIVKLGDRLGEPLVGENAPANDVVWDI, encoded by the exons ATGGCTGGCCAAGCCACAAGTCCGGAGCCGGGCGGCTTCTTCCACCACACGGggctgccctcgccggctCCATCTTCTGCGTCCTCGCGAGCGACTGGTAACCTCCCGCACCCCCGCGGACGCGCCCTCGCACCCGGCTCCAACAAGGAGGACATGGTCCGTCGCTATGTCGAGGACCGCCTGCTCAATGCCTCCAGGCGCTACGTCAAGAAATTTGGCAGTAATGACGGAAATGACACGGTCGTGGGCttcaccagcgccagcgaggTATGCAAGGAACTCGACGGGCTAGTCAACATCTTGTGGCGGTCCGGCACGC CGAGTCTCCAGATCCCGTTCCTGCTCAAGCTGGCCAGCGACTTCACGCAGTACGTCAGGTCCTttccgcccgcgccccgcgcCACATTCGCCCTGCTTGGAAAGCTGGATCATTGTTTTGCGAGCCTGCTTGGTGGCCAAGACATTGACTCCGGCGAGCCGCTTCCCGGCTTCGAGAACGGTCTGCGCGCGGGCATGACAGTTACGGACATGGTGCGGTGCCGCAGCCTGGTGGAGCAGACACGCATGCTCATGGTCGAGCTGATGAGCCagggcgcggaggaggaggaggaggaggaggaggacgacgacgacgagtctgACAGCGAAAACGCCACCGAAGACGATAAATTGGGGGACAGGCAAGCGGTAGCGTGGGATATTGATGAAGAGAGGCTGCACATGGACGCGGCGAGGGTCTATGAGCAGACCATTGTCAAGCTCGGCGACCGCTTGGGAGAGCCGCTCGTGGGCGAAAATGCGCCGGCCAACGATGTCGTCTGGGACATATAA
- a CDS encoding uncharacterized protein (SMCOG1106:major facilitator transporter~EggNog:ENOG503NXQG~antiSMASH:Cluster_2.1~TransMembrane:8 (i128-152o189-209i221-241o327-347i354-375o381-404i416-437o449-471i)~COG:G), translated as MTAKEGTAGRAEGPPAGGDEVVVAEKYADETLRIVEEHGARVGPLTPDAEKALRRKTYWHVLGVLWTINSVLIVDKSTLGYAAILGLFEETGISKAEYNNLGTFFYVGYLAAQWPGHYAMQRLPLGKFVAGLVFTWGATVLLHCATTGYAGLAVLRVVLGASESVVVPAMEMTIGMFFNRREQSFLQPLFWVTAAAGPVCAAFISYGLLWSRSREVLPWKLIMIVTGGVSVLLSVVVWFRYPDNPGTARFLTLDEKVHTIRRVQESSQSSIEQKQFKVAQFRETLRDPVSWLFCLQSFTSMISNNLTLGQQNLITKALGITSLGSTLVAAAGSSFGVGTYLVGAIALYRWPSNLALHSFVWSIPSIAGGIGMVAISWNHQLALLACLLLAGHANGNTYSIALGWTTSSAAGYTKKLTRNMMFMLGYSVGNLVAPQLWVPRDAPRYYGAWIAQIVVSWIGTPLVLFVIHIILKRRNAARRAWAAGLTEAERRKHEFGEVEHVDEAGVVVRSEVRIAMLDLTDMENPFFIYPI; from the exons ATGACTGCCAAAGAAGGGACCGCTGGACGCGCCGAAGGGCCTCCTGCGGGCGgggatgaggtggtggttgccGAAAAATACGCAGACGAAACGCTGCGCATCGTGGAGGAGCATGGCGCGCGGGTTGGCCCGCTGACTCCAGACGCCGAAAAGGCGCTGCGTCGCAAGACGTACTGGCATGTCTTGGGCGTGCTCTGGACTATCAACTCTGTCTTGATT GTGGACAAGTCGACGCTCGGCTACGCGGCCATCCTGGGCCTCTTTGAAGAAACGGGCATCAGCAAGGCTGAGTATAACAACCTGGGCACTTTCTTTTACGTCG GCTACCTCGCGGCGCAGTGGCCCGGCCACTACGCCATGCAGCGGCTCCCGCTGGGCAAGTTcgtggccggcctcgtctttACATGGGGCGCCACGGTCCTGCTGCACTGCGCCACCACTGGGTACGCGGGGCTCGCGGTGCTGCGCGTCGTGCTTGGCGCGAGCGagtccgtcgtcgtgccgGCCATGGAGATGACGATTGGCATGTTCTTCAACCGCAGAGAGCAGTCGTTTCTACAGCCCTTGTTTTGGgtcaccgctgccgccggtcCCGTGTGCGCCGCCTTCATCTCGTACGGGCTGCTATGGAGCCGAAGCAGAGAGGTCCTCCCCTGGAAGCTCATCATGATCGTGACAGGTGGCGTCTCGGTGTTGCTGTCCGTCGTGGTGTGGTTCCGCTACCCCGACAACCCCGGCACCGCCCGGTTCCTCACTCTCGACGAAAAGGTGCACACGATCCGCCGTGTTCAGGAGTCCAGCCAGAGCTCCATCGAGCAGAAGCAATTCAAGGTCGCGCAGTTTCGCGAGACGCTGCGTGATCCCGTTTCATGGCTATTTTGCCTGCAGTCCTTCACCTCCATGATATCCAACAATCTCACGTTAGGGCAGCAGAACCTCATCACCAAGGCGCTGGGCATCACAAGCCTGGGCTCgacgctcgtggccgccgcgggaagCAGCTTCGGCGTAGGCACATATCTCGTTGGTGCCATTGCCCTCTACCGGTGGCCCTCAAATCTCGCGCTCCACAGCTTCGTCTGGAGCATTCCGTCCATCGCAGGGGGCATCGGCATGGTCGCCATCAGCTGGAACCACCAGCTTGCCTTGTTGGCATGTCTGCTCTTGGCGGGACACGCCAACGGCAACACGTACAGCATCGCCTTGGGGTGGACCACGTCCTCTGCCGCCGGCTACACCAAGAAGCTGACGCGAAACATGATGTTCATGCTCGGGTACAGCGTTGGGAACCTTGTCGCGCCTCAGCTATGGGTTCCGCGGGACGCACCCCGGTACTACGGAGCTTGGATTGCGCAGATTGTTGTCAGCTGGATCGGCACGCCGTTGGTGCTCTTCGTGATCCATATCATCTTGAAGAGGAGGAACGCCGCGCGAAGGGCGTGGGCCGCGGGCCtgaccgaggcggagcgaCGCAAGCACGAGTTTGGCGAGGTCGAACACGTCGACGAAgcgggcgtcgtggtgcgCAGCGAGGTCCGCATCGCGATGCTGGACCTGACCGACATGGAGAATCCCTTTTTCATCTATCCGATTTAG
- a CDS encoding uncharacterized protein (SECRETED:SignalP(1-24~SECRETED:cutsite=ALA-AS~SECRETED:prob=0.5036)~EggNog:ENOG503P08U~CAZy:GH45~COG:G): MLFKDTLLAAAAAATAGLPRAALAASGSGKSTRYWDCCKPSCAWPGKAPVSAPVTTCDKNDSPLGDADAQSGCSGGPAFACTNNSPFAVDDGLAYGFAATAISGGTESSWCCACYALKFTSGPVAGKTLVVQSTNTGGDLGSNHFDLMIPGAGVGLFDGCTPEFGGIPGAQYGGVSSRAECDGMPQKLKAGCYWRFDWFLNADNPDLTFEQVKCPAALTAISGCVRQDDGSFPAAPSGS; encoded by the exons ATGCTCTTCAAGGACActcttctcgccgccgccgccgccgccaccgccgggctCCCGCGGGCAGCCCTCGCAGCCTCGGGCTCCGGCAAGTCGACGCGCTACTGGGACTGCTGCAAGCCGTCGTGCGCGTGGCCGGGCAAGGCGCCCGTGAGCGCGCCCGTCACCACGTGCGACAAGAACGACAGCccgctgggcgacgccgacgcgcagaGCGGAtgcagcggcgggccagcgTTTGCCTGCACCAACAACTCGCCGtttgccgtcgacgacgggctggcgTACGGAttcgcggccacggcgataAGTGGCGGGACAGAGTCGAGCTGGTGCTGCGCGTGCTATGC TCTCAAGTTCACATCCGGCCCCGTCGCGGGCAAGACGCTCGTCGTGCAGTCGACCaacacgggcggcgacttgGGCAGCAACCACTTCGATCTCATGATCCCGGGGGCCGGCGTGGGCCTCTTCGACGGCTGCACGCCCGAGTTCGGCGGCATCCCGGGCGCGCAGTACGGCGGcgtgtcgtcgcgcgccgaaTGCGACGGGATGCCccagaagctcaaggccggctGCTACTGGCGCTTCGACTGGTTCCTCAACGCCGACAACCCAGACCTGACGTTTGAGCAGGTCAAGTGCCccgcggcgctgacggccaTTAGCGGGTGCGTCAGGCAGGATGACGGGAGCTTTCCGGCGGCCCCCTCGGGCTCATGA
- the STP22 gene encoding suppressor protein stp22 of temperature-sensitive alpha-factor receptor and arginine permease (EggNog:ENOG503NVDU~COG:U), translated as MPVQQHVLNWLYSVLTSEYHDVNRTYSDVARVLNRFSTLSPRTDVHTFPNGASALLLHISGTIPVIFRANTYRFPLSIWVPHAYPREPPLVYVTPTETMMVRPGQHVDPQGQVYHPYLVRWTDFWDKSTIEDFLIVLSDVFAKEPPVISRQAQRPTTGARPTPTPPPVPPLPPEMAPPTPQTQPRPNSSDSHPPRPPPKPHQEPLSPHSPSYRSPPVAAANSSPVSSRYDSVPPLPPQAQTAGPAGYRPQPPPPSLEQHTQQPQPRHVAGPAMTSGPNPHSMPDNRTQVPPYAQQNPPAYLPQGHWQAAPAAWNGTAVPQQPPQAAPPLPNILDEPLTLEVPPKSAVAAPPIPPNPEKDALLRQLAQTLASIRQRSRQQNDSSLAGLRAQRMAMQGAVPALQSEMSQLTQLSNVLTSNTNILHEALRKADGVIESSKNHPAPDIDELLVAPTVVSNQLYTLVAEERALGDAIFMLGRAVERGRVSPVVFAKMTRSLAREWYLKKALVRKIGQGMGMAS; from the exons ATGCCCGTCCAGCAACACGTCCTGAACTGGCTCTACAGCGTTCTCACCAGT GAATACCACGATGTCAACCGAACATATAGCGACGTCGCGCGCGTCTTGAACCGCTTCAGCACCCTGTCGCCGCGAACCGATGTACACA CCTTCCCCAACGGCGCCAGCGCTTTGCTGCTGCACATCTCAGGCACGATACCCGTCATCTTCCGCGCAAACACGTACCGCTTCCCTCTCTCGATATGGGTCCCCCACGCCTATCCTCGCGAGCCTCCCCTCGTCTACGTCACGCCGACCGAGACCATGATGGTCCGCCCTGGCCAGCACGTCGACCCCCAGGGCCAGGTCTATCACCCCTACCTGGTGCGGTGGACCGACTTTTGGGAT AAATCGACCATCGAGGACTTCCTCATTGTGCTGTCCGACGTCTTCGCCAAGGAGCCACCGGTCATCTCCCGGCAGGCGCAGCGCCCGACGACCGGCGCTcgaccgacgccgacgccgccccctgTGCCTCCGTTGCCGCCCGaaatggcgccgccgacacctcAGACGCAGCCTCGACCGAACTCCTCCGACTCCCatccgcctcgaccgccccCCAAGCCTCATCAAGAGCCGCTTTCGCCTCATTCCCCGTCGTACCGCAGTCCACCAGTTGCCGCTGCGAATTCCTCCCCAGTATCATCACGATATGACTCtgtccccccccttcctccgcAAGCACAGACTGCTGGTCCTGCAGGCTACCGtcctcaaccaccaccgccgtcacTCGAGCAGCACACGCAACAACCCCAACCTCGGCACGTTGCTGGACCGGCAATGACTTCCGGTCCGAACCCTCACTCCATGCCAGATAATCGGACACAAGTGCCTCCGTACGCGCAACAAAACCCTCCAGCATATTTACCGCAAGGGCACTGGCAAGCGGCCCCGGCAGCATGGAATGGAACCGCGGTTCCCCAGCAGCCACCCCAGGCCGCCCCTCCGCTGCCCAACATTCTCGACGAGCCTTTGACACTCGAAGTGCCCCCCAAGTCGGCTGTCGCGGCGCCCCCCATACCGCCGAACCCGGAAAAGGACGCGCTGCTAAGGCAGCTGGCCCAAACGCTGGCCTCTATccggcagcgcagccggcAGCAGAACGACTCAAGTTTGGCCGGGCTCAGAGCGCAGCGGATGGCGATGCAGGGAGCTGTGCCGGCTCTTCAGTCGGAAATGAGCCAGCTCACCCAGCTGTCCAATGTGTTGACATCAAACACTAATATTCTGCACGAGGCCTTGCGCAAGGCGGATGGCGTCATTGAAAGCTCCAAGAATCATCCGGCGCCGGACATTGACGAGCTTCTGGTGGCTCCCACGGTAGTATCGAATCAGCTCTACACCCTGGTAGCGGAGGAGCGGGCGCTCGGGGACGCCATCTTCATGCTGGGGCGTGCCGTGGAGCGTGGGCGCGTTTCTCCCGTCGTGTTTGCCAAGATGACAAGGTCTCTCGCGCGGGAGTGGTACCTGAAGAAGGCGCTTGTGCGGAAGATTGGGcagggcatgggcatggcatCGTAA
- the STE2 gene encoding pheromone alpha factor receptor (TransMembrane:7 (o60-78i90-112o132-150i171-191o211-236i257-275o287-307i)~EggNog:ENOG503P00C~COG:I), whose product MSTSQPPPPGGGGGNNAAAAFDPYTQNVTFLGPDGVTPIAVPIPDINAFNDTTVAVTINYAMQMGCCLIMLLVLLTMTRPLGKLRRVSSMLYALGLATCIVRNAIFVAFFLSPLNHFYQSFAGDYSDVPRTFIANSVAGTVMSCLLVLVVEAALMNQAWTTVRLWAEPVRTILVFASGVVVAVAVAFRIGFLIVTARANVELLPTEPGDEWAVQGSLITLAVSVFWFCALFNLKLVKHLVTNWGVLPSMRTLTSMEVLIMTNGVLMIIPAIFAGLEWGSFQNFESQSLVTASVIILLPLGTLIAQQISGRSRAGRRGGGGGGGDGDGSGGYPACSRSSCSCGCHRSAGSGGSGGGTNATRGGGGGGTASKTMRTSRSTTGIAVSRTATAADGRDGATSPSAAAAAMTTTAEEATPAAVAAQDEKLTFFSALRLHSLSSSLRLNHHHHLASTATSPTTSTTLSAPSRHGGHGGGGDASLIPKAAEEERGGALDWSDVPAPSPSGGRRGSSTSTTTEQESGGGSGHQYHHNHHQHQQHRQHHHQPPLDQFDIVLRQIDSETDLPGGGLFHPYHRRDSGYPGGEGKDRDLEKGV is encoded by the exons atgtcgacgtcgcaacctcctcctccgggcggcggcggcggcaacaatgctgctgccgcgtTCGACCCGTACACGCAAAACGTCACGTTCctcggccccgacggcgtGACGCCCATCGCGGTGCCCATCCCGGACATCAACGCCTTCAACGACacgaccgtcgccgtcaccatcaaCTACGCGATGCAGATGGGCTGCTGCCTCATCATGCTGCTCGTGCTCCTCACCATGACGCGCCCGCTCGGCAAGCTGCGGCGCGTGTCGTCGATGCTCtacgccctcggcctggccACGTGCATCGTCCGCAAcgccatcttcgtcgccttcttcctctccccGCTCAATCACTTCTACCAGAGCTTCGCAGGCGACTACAGTGACGTCCCGCGCACCTTCATCGCCAacagcgtcgccggcaccgtcatgtcgtgcctgctcgtcctcgtcgtcgaggccgccctcatGAACCAGGCGTGGACCACGGTCCGCCTCTGGGCCGAGCCCGTCCGCACCATCCTCGTTttcgcctcgggcgtcgtcgtcgccgtggccgtcgccttccGCATCGGCTTCCTCATCGTCACGGCGCGCGCCAACGTCGAGCTCTTGCCCACggagcccggcgacgagtgGGCCGTCCAGGGCTCGCTCAtcaccctcgccgtctccgtctttTGGTTCTGCGCCCTCTTCAACCTCAAGCTCGTCAAGCACCTCGTCACCAATTGGGGGGTCctgccgtcgatgcggacGCTCACCTCGATGGAGGTGCTCATCATGACCAATGGTGTCCTCATGATCATCCCAG CCATCTTCGCGGGCCTCGAATGGGGATCCTTCCAAAACTTCGAGTCCCAgtccctcgtcaccgcctccgtcatcatcctcctgCCGCTCGGCACCCTCATCGCCCAGCAGATATCCGGGCGCTcgcgggccggccgccgcggcggtggcggtggtggtggagacggagacggcagcggcggctaCCCGGCCTGCAGTCGCAGCTCCTGTTCCTGCGGGTGCCATCGTAGTgccggcagtggcggcagcggcggcggcaccaacgccacgagaggaggcggaggaggcggaacAGCCAGCAAGACGATGCGCACGTCCCGCAGCACCACCGGCATCGCTGTGAGTCGGACCGCTACGGCCGCTGATGGGAGGGACGGTGCGACATCtccaagcgccgccgcggcggccatgacaaCAACCGCAGAGGAGGCGActccggcggcggtagcAGCCCAGGACGAAAAGCtcaccttcttctccgccctTCGCCTCCACAGCCTCTCATCGTCCCTGCGTCTcaaccatcatcaccacctcgccTCCACAGCCACGAGCCCCACGACTAGCACCACCCTCTCCGCCCCCTCGcgacacggcggccacggcggcggcggcgacgcgtcGCTCATCCcaaaggccgccgaggaggagcgcggcggAGCCCTCGACTGGTCCGACGTCCCTgcccccagccccagcggcggccgcaggggcagcagcaccagcaccaccaccgagcaggaaagcggcggcggcagcggccatcAATATCATCATAatcaccaccaacaccagcaacaccggcagcatcatcatcagccacCACTGGACCAGTTCGATATTGTGCTCCGGCAGATCGACTCCGAGACGGacctgcccggcggcggcttgttCCACCCTTACCACCGGCGCGACAGCGGGTATCCGGGCGGCGAAGGCAAGGACAGAGACCTGGAAAAGGGTGTCTAG
- the BNA2_1 gene encoding Indoleamine 2,3-dioxygenase (EggNog:ENOG503NV67~COG:E) codes for MSPTSPLPPPIPVLEDYGLSPTTGFLPPTLPLTRLPDPYYNKWEAIAANLQAHVLSRRLRGVVDSLPVLSTVGLEHDAEWRRAYSLLCFIAHAYIWGGDAPADRLPASVSVPLLAIAARLEVPPVATYAAVCLWNFKPLFLDEPIDNLENLATLNTFTGSIDESWFYLVSVAIEARGGPILALMLTAFGAARRDDARTVTRCLCAFAERLTDLTIIMQRLYESCEPATFYHRIRPFLAGSKNMAEAGLPRGVLYEDGSGTETYRQYAGGSNAQSSLIQFFDIALGIHHRATGETPATTTTTTGGGAAPPPPSSSTTTKHGHGFIHEMRKYMPAPHARFLEDATRAANLREYVEAHRSDRALCLAYDACLAMLSSFRDKHISIVTRYIINPSREARARSRSRAAADDDAPARKRINLATASKIAPEKGGQRGTGGTALIPFLKQARDETSEPAVEEWTRRFMKRKMGSGGGGADFGGSGRVDMLLPQPAAALDKENVVDVKGLAWSWTMEDDVGGICMV; via the coding sequence atgtcTCCTActtctcctcttccccctcccatccccgTCCTCGAAGACTATGGCCTCTCGCCCACCACCGGCttcctgccgccgacgctaCCGCTGACGCGCCTGCCGGACCCCTACTACAACAAGTGggaggccatcgccgccaacctccAGGCCCACGTCCTCAGCCGGCGCCTCCGAGGCGTTGTCGACAGCCTACCCGTGCTGTCGaccgtcggcctcgagcacgacgccgagtGGCGCCGCGCCTACTCGCTGCTGTGCTTCATTGCCCACGCCTACAtctggggcggcgacgcccccgccgaccgcctgcccgcctccgtctccgtgccgctgctcgccatcgcagcccgcctcgaggtgcctcccgtcgccacctacgccgccgtctgcctGTGGAACTTCAAGccgctcttcctcgacgagcccatcGACAACCTCGAGAACCTCGCCACCCTCAACACCTTCACCGGCTCCATCGACGAGTCGTGGTTCTacctcgtctccgtcgccatcgaggcccgcggcgggcccatcctcgccctcatgCTCACGgcctttggcgccgcccgccgcgacgacgcccgcacCGTCACCCGCTGCCTCTGCGCCTTTGCCGAGCGCCTCACCGACCTGACCATCATCATGCAGCGCCTGTACGAGAGCTGCGAGCCCGCCACCTTTTATCACCGCATCCgccccttcctcgccggcagcaagaacatggccgaggccggcctcccCCGTGGCGTCCTTTACGAGGACGGCTCCGGCACCGAGACGTACCGCCAGTACGCAGGCGGGAGCAACGCCCAGAGCAGCCTGATTCAGTTCTTCGACATTGCCCTCGGCATCCACCACCGCGCGACCGGCGAGACcccggcaacgacgacgacgacgacgggcggtggcgccgcgccgccccctccgtcctcctccaccaccaccaagcacGGGCACGGCTTCATCCACGAGATGCGCAAGTACATGCCCGCACCGCACGCACgcttcctcgaggacgccacGCGCGCGGCCAACCTTCGCGAGTACGTTGAGGCGCATCGCTCCGACCGCGCCCTGTGTCTCGCCTAcgatgcctgcctggccaTGCTGAGTTCCTTCCGCGACAAGCACATCTCCATCGTCACGCGCTACATCATCAACCCCTCGCGTgaggcccgcgcccgcagccgctcccgcgccgccgccgacgacgacgcgcccgcgcgcaagCGCATCAAcctcgccacggccagcaagATCGCACCGGAAAagggcggccagcgcgggaccggcggcaccgccctCATCCCCTTTCTCAAGCAGGCCCGCGATGAGACGAGCGagccggccgtcgaggagtGGACCAGGCGCTTCATGAAGCGCAAGATGGGCtccggcggaggcggcgccgactttggcggcagcgggcgcgtggacatgctgctgccgcagcccgcggcggcgctggacaaggagaacgtcgtcgacgtcaaggGCCTGGCGTGGTCGTGGACCATGGAGGATGACGTCGGAGGCATCTGCATGGTGTAG
- a CDS encoding uncharacterized protein (EggNog:ENOG503PZIW~antiSMASH:Cluster_2.1): MFPPNPSWMRTQIWSLANATLQPCAIPPNMADARPRLGHECMAGRCPDIDSASSDRTSSRERRLSRLIAKYESLKEPDRLRQSVGYVELPASLTAPTSAHAAGESNPFASGAQSESTWSFPAMKDTVVDFGLSLPRHAALGQTAVVSSPAKDGASGVERTSMVAERRRFFEASQPGSVPSNLTSVHRPPKDTKAGLPATCTRQTLRTVSPSPSARSNSTVLYDTPAAASVYRLAERDTAASMHSSLPDSLSVSSTTGLIDDACSSSRGAAPGLASRLPDQPMDQGAAGKALRWPSGARRERPETPTRCSGKAAVGTLKPTPRECNTAIVKTPAGDTARKLHHGVLAATPTLRAVRAHSPTIASLQKRFHASIQSTSAPSPGKIRQDPAMVPRQLVGTRGSYRSTPDSDGGLWAASEPRAQVRVHEKRTHPPHDIETTAQQPKLRDRIDLFESFGLGAELGSSTERLLVPASTTHDTKGLKRPSSSDNRVGAALRKLSGTWRRARLGSHAGRMPPASQKDRIEQQSPSLSSDGSVVTFRGASQTNLLDAVAFDFADDLCNPTPWLPSAPASNDRIEPAHRGLSDMDGSLHSTNSYAQPRPGSGKRLAEGRTHAGGKRAETWTQVAQQSGRRVSSRRWMSRSSGTGTMVARVQCALQQPRPVRANEVKRLVSLCKDKVTG, encoded by the exons ATGTTCCCCCCAAATCCAAGTTGGATGAGGACACAGATCTGGTCCTTGGCCAACGCAACCCTCCAACCTTGTGCCATTCCGCCcaacatggccgacgccCGACCGCGTTTGGGCCACGAATGCATGGCAGGGCGCTGCCCCGACATCGACAGCGCATCCAGCGATCGTACAAGTAGTCGAGAGCGTCGTCTGTCTCGTCTTATCGCCAAGTACGAGTCCCTTAAAGAACCGGACAGGCTCCGTCAGTCTGTTGGCTACGTGGAATTGCCAGCAAGTCTCACGGCTCCGACATCTGCCCACGCGGCTGGTGAATCGAATCCATTCGCTTCGGGGGCCCAGTCCGAGTCTACTTGGTCATTCCCGGCGATGAAGGACACGGTGGTCGACTTTGGGCTGTCGCTACCACGACATGCCGCGTTGGGACAGACTGCCGTTgtctcctcgcccgccaaaGACGGAGCATCCGGAGTCGAACGCACGTCCATGGTGGCAGAGCGGCGGAGATTCTTTGAAGCATCGCAGCCTGGAAGCGTCCCAT CCAATTTAACGTCTGTCCACCGTCCACCAAAAGACACCAAGGCGGGTTTGCCTGCCACATGCACGCGGCAGACTTTGCGaaccgtctcgccgtcgcccagcgcgagATCGAACTCTACGGTGCTTTATGACactccggcggcggccagtgtATACAGATTGGCGGAGCGCGATACCGCGGCGAGCATGCATTCCTCGCTGCCGGACAGTCTAAGCGTGAGCTCGACAACTGGGCTGATTGACGATGCTTGCTCATCCAGCAGAGGCGCGGCCCCGGGCTTAGCCTCAAGGCTTCCGGATCAGCCGATGGACCAAGGcgcggcaggcaaggcacTGCGGTGGCCTTCAGGAGCCAGACGCGAGAGGCCTGAGACCCCGACCCGGTGCTCGGGAAAGGCAGCCGTTGGCACATTGAAGCCCACGCCAAGAGAGTGCAACACTGCGATCGTAAAGACGCCGGCCGGAGACACTGCCCGCAAACTCCACCATGGTGTATTGGCGGCCACCCCGACGCTGAGGGCCGTCAGGGCCCATTCGCCCACAATTGCGAGCCTGCAGAAGAGATTCCATGCGTCCATCCAGTCTACGTCGGCTCCGTCCCCGGGGAAGATCAGACAGGATCCGGCCATGGTGCCACGACAGCTAGTCGGGACAAGAGGTTCATACCGGAGCACTCCAGACTCTGACGGTGGCCTCTGGGCCGCCAGTGAGCCGCGGGCGCAGGTGCGGGTGCATGAAAAGCGGACGCACCCGCCGCACGACATTGAAACTACGGCCCAGCAGCCAAAACTACGAGACAGGATCGACCTCTTCGAATCGTTTGGCCTTGGCGCTGAGCTGGGGTCGTCTACCGAAAGATTGCTGGTTCCGGCATCCACGACTCACGATACAAAGGGGCTCAAGCGGCCGAGTTCGTCAGACAATCGAGTTGGAGCAGCTTTGAGAAAGTTGTCTGGGACATGGAGACGGGCGCGCCTAGGAAGCCATGCGGGGAGGATGCCACCTGCATCACAGAAGGATCGAATTGAGCAGCAGTCACCTTCCTTGTCCAGCGACGGGTCGGTGGTGACGTTTCGGGGCGCTTCCCAGACCAACTTGCTGGATGCCGTGGCGTTCGACTTTGCTGACGACTTGTGCAACCCCACGCCCTGGCTGCCGTCCGCACCGGCATCTAACGACCGAATTGAGCCCGCACATCGTGGGTTGTCCGACATGGACGGATCTTTGCACAGCACGAACAGTTATGCACAGCCTCGCCCGGGGAGCGGAAAGCGGCTTGCCGAGGGTCGCACACACGCAGGGGGGAAAAGGGCCGAGACTTGGACTCAGGTAGCGCAGCAGTCCGGACGGCGCGTGTCGAGCCGACGCTGgatgtcgcgcagcagcgggacCGGGACCATGGTGGCACGCGTGCAGTGCGCGCTGCAACAGCCGAGGCCAGTGAGGGCCAACGAGGTGAAGCGGCTGGTAAGCCTCTGCAAGGACAAGGTGACGGGCTAG
- a CDS encoding uncharacterized protein (COG:S~EggNog:ENOG503P8J6~antiSMASH:Cluster_2.1~TransMembrane:1 (o34-58i)), protein MPPKRMYVDGPSRRAPKGFVASTYETLTSSENAAVVRSIAVFGAAVTFLSSSWGELLLPPQ, encoded by the exons ATGCCTCCCAAGCGCATGTACGTCGACGGGCCTTCGCGCCGCGCTCCCAAGGGCTTCGTCGCTTCGACCTACGAGACTCTCACGTCGTCGGaaaacgccgccgtcgtccgcagCATTGCCGTCTTCGGG gccgccgtcacctTCCTCTCCAGCTCTTGGGGCGAGCTACTCCTGCCCCC CCAGTAA